From Desulfurellaceae bacterium, the proteins below share one genomic window:
- a CDS encoding PQQ-binding-like beta-propeller repeat protein: MSVRKGSLKRKIQVMIQALVIGLLVSSVSRAPSWALSPPQGESDGAALYQAYCAHRHEGQVKRAPHRDAMARLPASTVLNSLERGRMKFLGMMRTGPERQALSEWITGKTLPPPTDTDATVAGFCADAPGTFAVEDGAPQWNGWGVDPFNTRFQPAQAAGLSAAQVPALQVKWVFGLPMGFRVSQPTVVGGRVFIGSLQGRIYSLDAKTGCLYWSVKTDSGVRATMVVESLPGTTPPRFVVYAGDAAANVYALDARTGQELWKVNVNAHPLARITGSPKTHADRLYVATTSLEELAGADPTYECCTFRGTVMALDRVTGQLVWQAYTIPDPPAPVRKNAIGVQLWGPSGATVWSSPTLDPERNRLYVATGDNYSDPVSLTSDAVVALDLRTGAIVWSKQFTPNDAWNTACELEDDTNCPQARGPDLDFASSPILRILPDGRRILLAGQKSGVMHALDPDRNGAMLWQERVGKGGLLGGIQWGSAADATQVYVALSDVVRKTVEQADGSWTRVLDGSVGGGLFALDIESGARQWHVPAVGCGDRPQCSPAQSAAVSALPGVVFSGSVDGHLRGYATDTGAVIWDYNALQEYASTNGVPTKGGSFDGPGPTIVDGMLYVHSGYGYRGGVPGNALLAFSVNGE, from the coding sequence TGAGCCGTGCTCCGAGCTGGGCGCTCTCTCCACCACAAGGGGAAAGCGACGGCGCCGCGCTCTACCAGGCGTACTGCGCACACCGCCACGAGGGGCAGGTCAAACGCGCGCCACACCGTGACGCCATGGCGCGCCTGCCCGCCTCAACGGTCCTGAATTCTCTGGAACGTGGCAGGATGAAGTTCCTCGGCATGATGCGGACCGGTCCAGAACGGCAGGCCCTCTCGGAATGGATAACCGGCAAGACGCTGCCGCCGCCGACCGACACAGATGCAACGGTCGCCGGGTTCTGTGCCGACGCACCGGGGACCTTTGCGGTGGAAGACGGCGCCCCACAGTGGAACGGCTGGGGCGTCGATCCCTTCAACACCCGCTTCCAACCTGCCCAAGCCGCCGGGCTCAGCGCCGCCCAGGTGCCTGCGCTGCAGGTCAAATGGGTGTTTGGCTTGCCCATGGGTTTTCGGGTTTCCCAGCCGACGGTGGTCGGCGGCCGGGTGTTTATCGGTTCGCTCCAGGGCCGTATTTATTCGCTCGATGCCAAAACCGGCTGCTTGTACTGGTCGGTGAAAACGGACAGTGGGGTCCGCGCAACCATGGTGGTCGAGAGCCTGCCGGGCACGACCCCGCCGCGCTTTGTGGTCTATGCGGGCGACGCGGCGGCCAACGTGTATGCGCTGGATGCCCGCACGGGCCAGGAACTCTGGAAAGTGAACGTCAACGCCCATCCCCTGGCGCGGATTACGGGCTCGCCCAAAACCCACGCCGACCGGCTCTACGTGGCCACCACCTCCCTGGAGGAACTCGCCGGCGCCGACCCCACCTACGAGTGTTGTACGTTTCGCGGCACGGTCATGGCGCTCGACCGTGTTACCGGCCAGCTGGTCTGGCAAGCGTATACCATTCCAGATCCCCCGGCGCCGGTTCGCAAAAATGCCATCGGCGTGCAGTTATGGGGGCCGTCCGGCGCCACGGTCTGGTCCTCCCCGACGCTCGACCCCGAGCGCAACCGCCTGTATGTGGCCACGGGCGACAATTATTCCGACCCGGTCTCGCTGACGAGCGATGCGGTCGTGGCCCTCGATTTGCGCACCGGCGCCATCGTCTGGTCGAAGCAATTCACGCCCAACGACGCCTGGAACACGGCCTGTGAGCTGGAGGATGATACCAACTGTCCGCAGGCGCGCGGCCCGGACCTGGACTTCGCCTCCTCCCCCATCCTGCGGATCCTGCCCGACGGGCGGCGGATCCTCCTGGCCGGCCAAAAGTCCGGGGTGATGCACGCCCTTGACCCGGACCGGAACGGAGCAATGCTGTGGCAGGAGCGGGTCGGCAAGGGCGGCCTGCTGGGCGGGATTCAGTGGGGCTCGGCGGCCGATGCCACCCAGGTCTATGTGGCCCTGTCGGATGTCGTTCGGAAGACGGTCGAGCAGGCGGACGGAAGCTGGACCCGGGTCCTGGACGGCAGCGTTGGGGGCGGCCTGTTTGCCCTGGATATCGAAAGCGGCGCGCGGCAATGGCACGTCCCGGCGGTCGGCTGTGGCGACCGACCACAGTGCAGTCCGGCCCAGTCCGCGGCGGTGTCGGCCCTGCCCGGCGTGGTGTTTTCCGGGTCGGTCGACGGCCATCTGCGCGGCTATGCCACCGACACCGGCGCTGTCATCTGGGACTACAACGCCCTCCAGGAGTATGCGAGCACCAACGGCGTCCCGACCAAGGGCGGCTCGTTTGACGGCCCGGGGCCAACCATTGTGGACGGCATGCTGTATGTCCACTCCGGCTACGGCTATCGGGGCGGGGTGCCGGGCAATGCCCTGCTCGCGTTTTCGGTCAATGGCGAATAG